The genomic stretch AGCGGAGGAATACCGGATTCCATGAGCAGCAAGGCAGTAAAAAAGGAAAAAGAGGCCGAACGGAGATCGGATATAGTCGATTCGTTCAGCCAGATGGTTCGCGAGAAAGGCATCGATCGCGACCGCCTTTCGTCCATAGTCGAAGACATTTTCGGCATGATGGTGCGCAAGCGCTACGGCGCCGATGCGAACTTCGAAATCATCGCGAACATGGAGAAGGGGGAGATCGAAATCTTCCTCATCCGCCAGATCGTCGAAACGGTCGAGAATCCCGCGATTGAAATCGACGTCGCCACCGCGCGCGAAGTGTCGGGCGAGGATCTGGATGTGGGCGAGGAACTGGTCGAGGTCATTCCCCTCGACGATTTCGGCCGCCGCCTCGTTTCCACCGCGAAGCAGAACCTGAACCAGCGCATCAAGGAAATCGAGAAGGACCTCATCTACGACGAGTACTCCGAGAAAGTGGGAGACATCGTTGTGGGCGACGTGTATCAGGTGCGCAAGAACGACGTGCTGATCAACCACAACCGCACCGAACTCCTCCTCCCCAAGAGCGAGCAGATCGGCAAGGAACGCTACCGCAAGGGCGACGTGATCCGTTGCGTGATCAAGGACGTGCAGCGCAAGGGCAGCGGCATGCCGGTGGTTGTCGTCTCGCGCGCCGACAAGCTCTTTCTCCAGAAACTGTTTGAACACGAGATCCCGGAAGTGTACGACGGCATCATCTCGATCCGCAAGATCGCCCGCGAGCCGGGCGAGCGCGCGAAGGTGGCCGTGCAGTCGCACGACGACCGCATCGACGCCGTCGGCGCATGTGTCGGCATGAAGGGCGTGCGCATCCACTCGATCGTGCGCGAACTCAACAACGAGAACATCGACGTCATCAACTTCACCGAGGACCCGCAGCTCTTCATACAGCGCGCCCTCGCGCCGGCCAAGCTGCTCGAAGTGCGGCTCGACAAGATCTCGCGCGTGGCGAAGGTGCACGTGAATCCCGATCAGGCCTCGCTCGCGATCGGACGCAACGGACAAAACATCCGCCTCGCGTCGGAACTGACGGGCTTCAAGATCGAGATCGTGAAGGAAGGCGAGGAACCCGCCACCACCGCGCTTGACGAATACGAAATCGAACTCGACGAATTCGTCGACGATTTCGGCGCCGAACTCATCGAACGCTTCAAAACCGCGGGCTACCGCACGGCGAACGATGTGATCCAGGCCCCGGTCTCGGAACTTCTCTCGAAGATTCCCGGCATGACCATCGAACAACTCAACGACATCGTCGTCGAAATGAAAAACGCCTTCAACGAAGAAGGATCGGACGATTCCGAATAGCAGGATCACGAAGAATTAGGCAGGACGTCGCAACGCATGGCTGTTTCAGAAAAACAGAATAAAATCCGGCTCTACAAGGTCGCGAAGGATTTCAACATTTCGCACGACACGTTGATCGACTTTCTCTCGAAGAAGGGGTTCGACGTCAAGAATCACATGTCCATCGTCGACGACGAAATGCTTGAAGTCGTTTCGAAGCATTACAAGAAGGACAAGGCCGAAGCCGAACGCCACGCGCGCAAGCGCCGGGAATTCGACGAGCAGGACCGGAAGCGCCGGGGCGAGGACGAGAAGCCCGAGAGCGAGGAACAGCCCGCTCCGCCGGCCGACACGGTCGTACAACCGCCCGCAGCGGAGGTCGAGCCAGTCGCGGCGCCTTCCGCCGAGCTTCCCGTCGAAGCCGAGACCGCCGCTGTCGAGACGGAACCGGTGGTGATGGAACAGGAGACCACGCCCGCGGCCGAGGTGGTCGAGACCGTGCACGCGGAAGCCCCCGCGGCGGTTGTTGTGGAGACGCCTCCCGTGGCCGAAATGCCCGAGGTCGTGCCCGCACCCCCTGTCGCGGAGACCGCGCCTGTCGCGGAAGCCACGCCGCCGGCCGACACCACGGCACCTGTTGAAACCGTGCCCGAGGCAGTCGAGACGCCCGCTGACGAAACGGCTCCCGTCGCCGAGGAAACCGCTGCGACCGAAGTTGCGGCCGATGTACCTGAAGAACCCGTCGTGGTGAAAAAGCCCGAACTCGACGTCTCCATCCAGGCCAGTGTGCCGAAGATGGGACTCAAGGTGCGCGGCATGATCGACCTCAAGGCGCTCGCCGAAACCAAGGCGCGCGGCGAGAAGTCGAAGGACGCCGCCGGCAAGGAAGGCGACGACGACAAGCCGAAACACAAGAAGAAGCTCAAGAAAAAAATCGTCGCCGGCGCGCCCGCGCCCACCGAGGAGACCACCGACGCCGACAAGAAAAAGGTCGTTGCGAAGAAGGTCGTCGGTAAACGCGGCAAGGCGAAGGAAGTCGACGCCGAGGAAGTGGCCGGCGCCATCAAACGCACCATCGCCGCGATGGGCGATTACGGCGCCTCGTCGGCGCGCGCGTCGGTGCGCAAGAAAAAACGCGCACGCCGCGAGGAGAACGTGCGCCGCGAAGTGGAACGCGCGGAGACCGAAAACCGCGTGCTCAAGATCTACGAGTACGCGACGGTGAGCGAAATCGCCGGCCTCATGAACGTCAGTGTGCCCGAGATCATCTCGTCGCTGATCGGCCTCGGTGTCATGGCGTCGATCAACCAGCGCCTCGATCTCGACACCATCACACTCGTGTCGTCCGAATTCGGCTTCGAGGTGCAGACCGTCGAACTCACCGAAACGGATCTCACCGAGGATCTGGTGGACGAGGAGGAGACGCTCGTTACGCGTCCGCCCATCGTCACCATCATGGGTCACGTCGATCACGGCAAGACCTCGCTGCTCGATTACATCCGCAAGACCAACGTGGTGGCGGGCGAGAGCGGCGGTATCACGCAGCACATCGGCGCCTACACGGTGGAACTCGATTCGGGCCGCAGGATCACCTTCCTCGACACCCCGGGTCACGAGGCCTTCACCGCCATGCGCGCCCGCGGCGCCCAGGCCACCGACATCGTCGTGCTGGTGGTGGCGGCCGACGACAGCGTCATGCCGCAGACCCTCGAGGCAATCAGCCACGCGCTGGCCGCGAAGGTGCCCATCATCGTCGCCATCAACAAGATCGACAAACCGAACGCGAACATCGACCGCATCAAGCAGCAGCTCAGCGAGCGCAATGTGCTCATCGAGGAGTGGGGCGGCAAGTACGGCGCGATTCCGATATCGGCCAAACAGGGCACCAACATCGACATGCTGCTCGAGCGTATCACGCTCGAGGCCGACATCCTCGATCTCAAGGCGAATGAAGACCGTCTCGCCCGCGGTGTCGTCATCGAATCGAAACTCGACAAGAAGGGCATCGTGGCCACGGTGCTCGTGCAGAAGGGCACGCTGCGTGTCGGCGACGCCTTCGTCGCGGGCAATGAATACGGCCGCGTGCGCTCGCTCATGGACGAGCGCGACAAGAAGGTGCAGATTGCCACTCCGGCCACGCCTGTGCAGGTGCTCGGCTTCAACGGCATGCCGCAGGCGGGCGATCTTTTTGTGGCTGTCGAATCCGACCGCGAGGCGCGCCTCATCGCCAGCGAACGCCAGCAGATCAAGCGCGAATCCGAATTCCGCAGCCAGCGCCGTCAGACGCTCGACGACATCTCGGCCCAGATCAAACTCGGCGGCGTCGAGGAACTGTCGCTCGTCGTCAAGGGCGATGTGGACGGTTCGGTTGAAGCGCTCTCCGATTCGTTGCAGCGGCTGTCGACCGACGAGGTGCGCGTGCGCGTCATCCTCGCCAACGTCGGCGCCATCTCCGAATCCGACGTGCTGCTCGCGTCGGCCTCGAACGCGATCATCATCGGCTTCCACGTCCGTCCGAACCTCAACGCGCGCAAGCTCGCCGAGGCCGAGAACGTCGACATCCGCCTGTACGAGATCATCTACGACGCGATCGACGACGTGAAGAAGGCCCTCGAAGGCCTGCTCTCGCCCGAGGTCAGCGAGCGCATCCTCGCCACCGTGCTGGTGCGCGAAACGTTCAAGATCTCGCGCCTCGGCACCATCGCGGGATGTTACGTGCAGGACGGCAAGATCACGCGCAACAACCGCGTCCGCCTCGTGCGCGACGGCATGACGATGTTCAACGGCTCGATCAGCTCCCTGAAGCGATTCAAGGAAGATGTGCGCGAAGTGGACACAAACTTCGAGTGCGGCATCAGTCTCGACGGATTCAACGACATCAAAGTCGGCGACATCATCGAGGCCTACGAACGGGTCGAAACGAAGAGAACCCTGGCCTAAGACGGAGCGGTCATGTCTATCCGTACGGAACGAGTGGCGGGTCTGATCCGCGAGGTGATCGGCGGCATGCTGCAGCGCGATATCGATACGTCGGGCTACGGTCTGCTGACCGTCACCGACGTCATCATGGCGCCCGATCTGAAACTCGCGAAGATCTACATCAGCCACTACCATTCCGACAAGACGAACGAACAGGTGCTGGCCTTCTTCGAGGAGCATCACAAGGCCATTCGTATGGAAATCGGCCGCTCGGTGCGGCTCAAGTTCACGCCCGAACTGCGCTTCTACATCGACGAAACGCTGAACCGCGTCGAGCGCCTCGAACAGTTGCTCGGCCGCATCCACGAGGAAGAAAAGAACCGGTGACGGCACACGGCGACATGGACTCCCTCATGGCCTTCCGGTCGGACGACGGAGGCATGCTGCTCGTCGACAAACCGCGCGAGTGGACGTCCTTCGACGTGGTGCGCAAGGTGCGTGGTATGTTGCGCGTGCGTAAGATCGGCCATGCGGGCACGCTCGATCCTCTTGCCACCGGACTGCTCATTCTCGCTTCAGGCAGGCATACAAAGTCCATCGACGGCTATCAGGCGCAGCAAAAGATCTACAGCGGCACGCTGCTGCTGGGTGCAGTGACAGCCAGTTACGACGCGGCCACGCCGCCCGTCGACGAGCGCCCGCTCGACGGCATCGACGAGACCACCATCCGCGGCGCCGCAGCGACATTTGTCGGCGCGCAGATGCAG from Ignavibacteriota bacterium encodes the following:
- the rbfA gene encoding 30S ribosome-binding factor RbfA, coding for MSIRTERVAGLIREVIGGMLQRDIDTSGYGLLTVTDVIMAPDLKLAKIYISHYHSDKTNEQVLAFFEEHHKAIRMEIGRSVRLKFTPELRFYIDETLNRVERLEQLLGRIHEEEKNR
- the nusA gene encoding transcription termination/antitermination protein NusA, which produces MSSKAVKKEKEAERRSDIVDSFSQMVREKGIDRDRLSSIVEDIFGMMVRKRYGADANFEIIANMEKGEIEIFLIRQIVETVENPAIEIDVATAREVSGEDLDVGEELVEVIPLDDFGRRLVSTAKQNLNQRIKEIEKDLIYDEYSEKVGDIVVGDVYQVRKNDVLINHNRTELLLPKSEQIGKERYRKGDVIRCVIKDVQRKGSGMPVVVVSRADKLFLQKLFEHEIPEVYDGIISIRKIAREPGERAKVAVQSHDDRIDAVGACVGMKGVRIHSIVRELNNENIDVINFTEDPQLFIQRALAPAKLLEVRLDKISRVAKVHVNPDQASLAIGRNGQNIRLASELTGFKIEIVKEGEEPATTALDEYEIELDEFVDDFGAELIERFKTAGYRTANDVIQAPVSELLSKIPGMTIEQLNDIVVEMKNAFNEEGSDDSE
- the truB gene encoding tRNA pseudouridine(55) synthase TruB, producing the protein MAFRSDDGGMLLVDKPREWTSFDVVRKVRGMLRVRKIGHAGTLDPLATGLLILASGRHTKSIDGYQAQQKIYSGTLLLGAVTASYDAATPPVDERPLDGIDETTIRGAAATFVGAQMQVPPMFAALKQGGRRLYTLARAGIDVAREPRAVHIHRFEIEAVELPRVTFTVECSKGTYVRSLAHDLGQALGCGAYLETLRREAIGEYRVENAWTLEQLSAAAELLRPAQTEAVDAGR
- the infB gene encoding translation initiation factor IF-2 encodes the protein MAVSEKQNKIRLYKVAKDFNISHDTLIDFLSKKGFDVKNHMSIVDDEMLEVVSKHYKKDKAEAERHARKRREFDEQDRKRRGEDEKPESEEQPAPPADTVVQPPAAEVEPVAAPSAELPVEAETAAVETEPVVMEQETTPAAEVVETVHAEAPAAVVVETPPVAEMPEVVPAPPVAETAPVAEATPPADTTAPVETVPEAVETPADETAPVAEETAATEVAADVPEEPVVVKKPELDVSIQASVPKMGLKVRGMIDLKALAETKARGEKSKDAAGKEGDDDKPKHKKKLKKKIVAGAPAPTEETTDADKKKVVAKKVVGKRGKAKEVDAEEVAGAIKRTIAAMGDYGASSARASVRKKKRARREENVRREVERAETENRVLKIYEYATVSEIAGLMNVSVPEIISSLIGLGVMASINQRLDLDTITLVSSEFGFEVQTVELTETDLTEDLVDEEETLVTRPPIVTIMGHVDHGKTSLLDYIRKTNVVAGESGGITQHIGAYTVELDSGRRITFLDTPGHEAFTAMRARGAQATDIVVLVVAADDSVMPQTLEAISHALAAKVPIIVAINKIDKPNANIDRIKQQLSERNVLIEEWGGKYGAIPISAKQGTNIDMLLERITLEADILDLKANEDRLARGVVIESKLDKKGIVATVLVQKGTLRVGDAFVAGNEYGRVRSLMDERDKKVQIATPATPVQVLGFNGMPQAGDLFVAVESDREARLIASERQQIKRESEFRSQRRQTLDDISAQIKLGGVEELSLVVKGDVDGSVEALSDSLQRLSTDEVRVRVILANVGAISESDVLLASASNAIIIGFHVRPNLNARKLAEAENVDIRLYEIIYDAIDDVKKALEGLLSPEVSERILATVLVRETFKISRLGTIAGCYVQDGKITRNNRVRLVRDGMTMFNGSISSLKRFKEDVREVDTNFECGISLDGFNDIKVGDIIEAYERVETKRTLA